The region AAAAATGAAAGTATACAGAAAATGCaacttaaataaatcaaataaaaatataggctACAACCAACTGTAATTAATGTATTGTGCCTAAGATGtaatgactttgttttaagaTTTTTCAAAAGACCAATATGCTGCTATATGCACATTCATTTGTTCAGCAGTTTCTATCCATGCAGCCTTTCTCTCTGGTTTTATGACAGctgtatattaaaacattaaaatataaaattgctcTTTCAAGCGTTAAAAACACtacattaaaagttaaaatcactaaattaaaagttaaaaacacaattaaaagttaaaatcacaattaaaaatgaaaataaaactataaagcaGACTATAAGtagaataaacattaattaattagagCTAGTAATTAGGGCTACATTAGCCAGCTTACATTTGATTTACAGTTACTTCTATCATACAAATACACTTATATGTAGAATTAATATTCTACATGTGATATATTTAatgcacaacaacaaaatatttattcggaatgatttttatttttctatcgtGCAGCAGCGCTCGCTCATTTAAGCCTCGTCCAGCCTCACTTTTTGTTTGTTATAGCAAAAGTTGTGAGAACTCAAACTGATCATATGGGGATGATTACTTTACGTAGCCTAAGAATATCACTACATTAAATTTTGCATATACTATATTGGGACAAGATCATGTCGACTCAATACTAAGATTCAGTGTGTTTACCTCAATAATGGAGACATTCATAGAAAAGCTTGTTTTTGAATGTGCAGGGGTGATCTGAATAATTTGTTGATTTCACCATTTTTGAGGTACATACACTGAGTCTTGGTCCTGTCCAATTAATTTATACTTAACTTGACATTCAAAATAAAGAAGGGCAAAATTTCATGTAGTTGTTTTCTTTCATCTTTTGTTATAACAAATGCATTCTAGGAATACACAGCTGTAATAGTCACAGAAAAACTTAAGttaaaaagtcaagggtcagtaACCCAACTAAAGCAATCACTTACCTCcataatggtgacttcaaatgttattattttcaataaaacagcaCTAAGGCTTCTTGGAGGCTAAGTGACAGGTTGCTCATGCAGGGCCAGTGCTAAGGGGTCAACGTTTTGCCAATGAGCAAATTCTCAGGGTCCCTGCACTGTTAGCCCTTAGTGGAGGTGCAGGCTTGTTTGAAGGGTACATTTAAACCATTGTGTAAAAAATGTAGATAAGGACATTATGACCTTTTAACTAATTCATGCAAAGAATCAAGGGTTTTGCAATGTTAACATATATCTAATCTATGTGGTAACACAGAGGTGGAGCCTGACAGCTATTTAACTGTGTTTGTGACCCACTGAACATCATCACAAAGCAAACAGTGAGCTATTGTTTTATTCTCCATTATTTACCTTACAAAATATTCAGACATATTTACAACGCTCAGAAAACCATTcagccacatttttttttactaatttttcagaattcttcAAGAAAAGGCAAGATTGCAGTAAGAGAAGATGGCAGTAAGTTCATGTTGATCACAGTTGTAGAGTTTTTCCTTCTAGTGTCAGTgtgatttgatcattttaaatgagGCTGATGATCAGTCGTGTCTCTCTGTAGATGAAGGTGTTTGCTGTGGCTCTGCTCTCTGTTTTCATGGGGTTTATGGGTGTCTGTTTCTGATGGATTAAATCCGGTCGACTGTTCTGAACTTTATAAATCAGGAGAAACAGTGAGTGGGATCTACTCCATCTATCCAGCAGGTGACGTTCCTGTCTGGGTTTACTGTGAGATGATCTCAGTTGGAAACAATAAAGACAAAGGAGGATGGACGGTATTAATGTGACTTTATATCATTAAACACAGATCAGAATacattaattatgaataatatcTTCTATATAAACCCATCACAGGTGATTCAGAGGAGAATGGACGGCAGTGTGAATTTCTATCGGCCGTGGGATCAGTACAAGAGAGGATTTGGGAATGTGGAGGGAGAATACTGGCTGGGTAAgatctcacagtgtgtgtgtgtgtttggttgagcatgttcttcatgtgtgtttgtgtgtatgatcAGGGCTGGAGAACATGTACCAGCTGGCACGCAACAGGAAGTACATGCTGAGAGTGGATCTGGAGGACTTTGATGGAAGCAAAAGTTATGCTGTGTACTCGTCCTTTTCTGTGGGTCCTGAAGCTGATGGGTATAAACTACAAGTTTCAGGATTCAAAGATGGAGGAGCAGGTAGAACACTTTTATTTATACTcttgaaaatgaattaataaagtcACACTTGAACAAATGTTTACTTGGTCACGGACTTTCAAATCAGTTTTGTAATTTCACTGAAACATCTTCATGTAAATAAGGATGCATGCACTTTCAGTGATTCTGGTTGTGAAAAGGAGCTGCTTATTAGTAAATTACTAATTTAGTAAACTTATACTATAATACTACccttactatttctgcagtatccaGTATGTATTCTGTGCATGGTATGCAAATTATCTGTATGCATGGAATACCAGGATGACCTACTATATTTGCCAGAATCTGCGAAATATAACTCAAGTCCACTGAAATTAGTACAGAAACTGTGTCAGGAATTGCATACTACCTTAGAACTCGTACTATATTGCAGTATGCAATGTGTATACTATGAGTAGTAAGTGAGTTTTTTGTATGCATGGAATTCCTGGATTACCTGCTACATTTGCTGAATTTTTAAGTATGAATCTGAAGACACTGCATGGGGGTACtgtttaaattatgtaattgatTGTAATTAATTATGTAACTTGAATCTCTATGGCACGTTTCCGATCAAGTCAAATGACGTCACCTTTATCCCTACAGCACTTAATACAGTACTGATcgctttaaatatgtaaaataataataatgttgcattaatatgatatataaataaacttatattatattttattatattatattataatatattatattatatatcctGGTTTACAACATTTGCCAGGAGAGATTTTTTCCCCTTAAGAAAACAATTGATATTGGCATCAACAGGCATCATTCTGAATAATCTGCTAATCAGTAGAGAAATTaacataaatcataaatatataagtCATAGATAAGATGTTAAAAAACATCAATGATGTTCTTCCTCTTTGCAGGGGACTCTTTGTTCTACCATAATGAACAGAAGTTTTCCACCTTTGACAAAGACCAAGACAAGGACAATAATAACAACTGTGCCAAAAAGTTTCTCGGGGCATTTTGGTACAATGAATGTCACTATACAAACCCCAACGGTGTGTATTTGTGGGGTGAAGATCCCACCCTTTTAGCCATTGGAAATGTTTGGTACACCTGGAAGAGCAATTGGGCCCTCGGTATGAAATCCATCACCATGAAGATCAAACCTGTGCCCTAAAAGAGCAACATCTGATGTTGTTTTAACTATACTACAAAATGCGGAGgtttaaggttttattttcctCAGTGTAAGCAAATCAACAATTATTTGCTTTTGTCTTTTGatttacttttatataaataaacttccaATAGACTCCTGCATTGAAAGCATTCTGTCTTTTTATACATTGTGTCAGATGAGCTCTCATCAGAAATCAATCACTTTATGAACAATAAGTCATTACATAATTGAAACAAATGCTTATATAAAAGAGATACATTTTACAAGTTAAATTAGATAAATCATTATTTGagggaaataaattaaattaagtgaaataaactgttttattctCATTTAAGCAACATACTTCTAAGACTGAAAACACCTGCATGaacaataataagtaaataaataaataaataaacaaagaatcATGGGTGTAGCCTACATATGATAATTAgttaaataatcatatattttaaaaagaatataataCATTTCATGAACATCAAGGACTTTTGACAGGGTTAATCCATTTGACCTAATCAATATGTGCCTATTCATAAAATATgtgatattttacatatttacattacaaAGTAAGTATAGAATACAAACATGTTTTATGTGAATTCATGAAACTTGTACCTTCACTGAGGTACTCCTTGTAGGCTACTTATACGAAAACTgtgaaattgtgtcatcattgtGTCATCTTCAAGTTGCAAACCtatgagattctttcttctgttgaacactaaagatgatattttgctgaatgttggtaaccaaacagttaaatgcataattttctttCAGCTATACCCTTTTTATTATatagatgtaatattttcttaattctatttatttatttatttgtattttttattaacttattgATACACAATTCACTGTTGGGTAAGCTTAATGGCTGTTCTTTCTTCTGCACTATGTTCCACCAAAAGGGACTGTTCACAAAGGACACTACTAACATGACAATATGCATGAAACCATTCAGACAAATTTTGGGCACAAATAGGTTAATTCACTGGGTCCTATTCTTAGTCTTCTGCTTGATTCTTGGTCCTACTTTTATTTCACATTAGTCCTTCTGATCTTGGAAGCCTGATATctgtctcaattttttttttattacttttttggcAGTTTTGTCTACCTTTTAATTTCCCATAATACCTATCTTTGCAATGATCCAAATGAATGTGTCTGCATCTTTATTCTTGAGTGGAAAATCATTATTTCATAAAGTAACTCTTCATGATTTTTAGTCATACTTGATTTGAGACTCCACAAAACAGAGACCGATCCACAACAGATTTCAACtttgtttggtttattttgtTCAATCCATTCTAAGGCTTTCAAGATGACACACAACTCAACATGTTATATGTCTTCTGAGATACAACAATGAATCTATCTGTCAAAGGCTTGACATTCACTCATCTGAcgtaaatgtgtgttggcagtgtgtgtacacaaaccACCCTGTGACATCACATATTACAAGCCGGGCCCATGACTGTTGATTGACATGGCTGTATTAGCATAGACCCCGCCCCGAATGAGCTGCACACCTCGCCATGTTTATCTTCACTCtagagcagtgatcctcaaatctgggtCACAAGATCAACCTTTGTGGCctgatggttagagagtcagacttgtaacacAAAGGTCGTCAGTACCATCAGATATTGATATGGTTGTTAAAACTTGCATGATTTCAGTCTGATATACATGataattaaaagcaaacaaaacaaacaattttttttctgtctgagaATCTGAGATACCTGCTGTAATGTCACAGTTCTATTCTGGTATAGAGGCCGGGAGCAGCAGCTAATTAAAGAGACATACATGCAAACAACCCATTTCTGCctccactcaaaataggcatttaaAAACGACATaaaaattatctgtggggtattttgagctgacaaattctggggacacctgagtcttatattacatcttgtaaaaaggggaaTTATAGGTGAATGTGAAGTGCGGTTTGGCCAACTTAAAGATAGCAAGATCCAAAAGCTTATACATCATACAGAAtgcaaaaaattctaaatctaaaaatgcagaaatgcagttttttttgtcagggttaggtgtagggcgatATAATACACAGTTTGCACATTATAAAACCATTGCACCTATGGAGAGTCCACATAAAACATAGAAactcaacgtgtgtgtgtgtgtgtgtgtgtgtgtgtgtgtgtgtgtgtgtgtgtgtgtgtgtgagactgtgaatgtgtgttcacttggatgggttaaatgcagagcacaaattccaagtatgggaccCCATGCTTTGCCCCACATCACTTCACAAttcatactcttttttttctctaaggATTGTTCGATGTAAACATGCAATTGCATTTGTGAagacagaattgcaagatataatgTCTGTgtaattatgtgataaaaaattgCAAATCTGAGGAATAATTGTGAGATACACTCAGGaaaaatattttagttgtttGCTCAGTTTACTTcaataaaataagctaaaacaacaTAAACCTTTAGTGTTTTTATCCAGTTGTCATTTGCACtcaattgtattatattaaatgaaattacatttgtaaaatgttaacttaaaGCACTGAAGTTAAGTTGGGCCTACACTAATCATTTATGTTGCATTGACTGAACCTGGGCACtggatttctagttcccagcatgttTTGCATAGGGATAGACCGGGagaataaatgtagaaattaagtggtgtttaatgtgttttttctaaAGGGAAATACATGTTAAAGTTTGTCGTTTAGTTATTTTTGACATATAAAAGAGTTtatgtttatgattattttagAGGTTACCATTATGGTGAAGTATAGATTTTGTGGTTAAACTATAGGCCACATTAACTGTAACTATGCTAATatcatgaaaacatttttacttgATCATTACTTGCATGCTACAAAAAACTTTACACTGTTTTGTACTGAACAAGTGTTGTGCTGGCTGTTACTCTCTCATAAgaataaacatgaaaaacaaaagaaaagaaatcagtTTGAGAGCCAGTAATATGCTTTATGTTGTCTATATTGTCAGCAATCAGACCCTTTACAATCAAACgatcataaaacatttacatgcaTGTAAGATTAATCTCACACAACTCTGCACAAAAGCACCAGTCTGAATAGCAACAACACTGCTTGCATCAACAAGAGTGAATTATGCTCAGGGAACATTCACAGAATCTGTCCAGTGAAATTGTTGTGATCTCATTAATTAGCATGAATTTTACTCATCGGtacatttaacttaatttaagttCAAATAAATCTGTTTAAATGCATGGAAATGTGTGTCATATTTTTATCAAGTTAGACCAACAAGCTATTTTTTTGATtgtataaacttgcaattcttactttataactcaaaattgtgactttttgtCCCGCAGTTCTTATAACTCAATTGCAGGttgatatctcacaattttgagaaaaaaaaaaaaaaacattccgaaTTGCGAGTTTATCCACCTTATTGTTCAAGCTGGAAATAAGCAGTTTTCTGTGATTTCTGGTTCATTAGCCACTGAAGTGAAATaatgagaagaataacaaagtgcagcaAATGGTAAAATGTTTTGTGCTTCAAActgacaatacattaaaataatatggtaagaaacagcagtttgcaatatcaagcagcaaaacatgctgttttttacAGCTAAAATACCTTGACATGGAAGGCAAAGAAAGTCAGAAGAGTATGATATCTTCTTACATAAAGTCtgtgcaaaaacacaaaaaacagctaaatttcaacatttactgaagctgatataaaaatatatgctgATAAAAATCATGTGCCACTCAATTTCTTAAGTTGTTGTTAAAGATGAACAATTTTGataagaaaaatgtaataattgtagCTATCAAAACTGTTctcaaatattttgattaaaatgtaagaaaaataagTCTATTTTAATGTTCATATTAATTGTTAgtcaaatacaaatttatttttatgaaaacaaaaaataagacgTACATTTTAGACAAAATTATCTAAGTGACCAGTTCAAACTAAAAGTTGCTTTCAAAGATTTTATTAAAGTAGCaaagttatttattattgtgatatttacaAGGCCAGTGTTTTTAACCATGTAACTTATCAGCAGCTAGTGTTTCAACATTGTGCAGTGGAAGAGTGACTAAAATGCAGATGCTCTTAGTGATAAAAGTTCAGCCAAAGATGCAAGTGACTCGACGATTTTATAGACTTTTCTATGAACATTGAACCTAAATTAAATTTAGTATTCTGTCATGTTGTCATGCATCAATGCTTTGAAACATAAATGAACAGATATGCTTGTTTCATGTTGTTCTATCTAGCTGTTTCTTCACCATcctatcaaaataaacacaaaaccagtaaataaatgaataataaaggaAGTGGGCATCATGTTAGCATTCAGCTTGTACTAAGTATCATAAGAGTCCTATCCATCCCATACTTCTTCCATTTAAgaattatatacaaaattatttgttataaatatatatttcagtctcTCAGTTAGGTTGCCATTGATACAATCAgctgtatttttttacaaaatttaccTGTACTTTTGAAACTTCCCATACAAAAAATAAACCTGATTTGACTAGAAATTAAACCTAAAAACCAtgtttactatagttaaaccacactgatttttttattcatccaaTTAATAAAAAAGGGTAATTGTAGTAATCTAAAATATAGTAATCTATATTTTATAACTTGAGCCAGTGAATGACAAATAGCGTGCcctaaacaatattttctttctataaaagttattttataaaacctggcaaaaagtatattttgtcatgttgaagaaagtcaattaatttaaattctatttttgatctaaacaaaaatatatacaggtcttggtcatataattagaatatcatcaaaaagctgatttatttcactatattcattcattacacacagactgatatatttcaaatgtatatttcttttaattttgatgattcttactaacaactaaggaaaatcccaaattcagtatcttagaATCTCAAATTCAATATTGGCCAATTGAAAAGTATGAacctgaaaagtatgagcatgtacagcactcagtacttagttgtggctccttttgtctgaattactgcagcaatgcagcgtggcatggagttgatcagtctgtggcactgctcaggtgttatgagagaccaggttgctctgatagtggccttcagctcttctgcattcttgggtgtGGCATATCACAGCTTCcacttcacaataccccatagattctctctggggttaaggtcaggagagtttgctggccaattaagaacagggataccatgatCCTTAAACcgggtactggtagctttggcactgtgtgcaggtgccaattcctgttggaaaatgaaatctgcatctccatagttggtcagcagcaggaagcatgaagtgctctaaaacttcctggtgtACGGCtgttttgacctttgacctcagaaaacacagtggaccaacaccagcagatgacatggcaccacaaaccatcactgactgtggaaactttacactggacctcaagaaatgtggattgtgtgcctctcctctcttcctccaaacTCTGGGACCATGATAtcaaaaggaaatgcaaaatttgctttcatcagagaacataactttggaccactcaacagcagtccagtcctttctgaagcgagacacttctgacgctgtctgttgttcaagagtggcttgacacaaggaatgcgaagctgaaacccatgtcttgcatacgtctgtgtgtagtggttcttgaagcactgactccagctgcagtctgctctttgtgaatctcccccacatttttgaatgggttttgtttcacaatcctctccagggtgtggttatccctattgcttctacaatttttctaccacatcttttccttccctttgcttCTCTactaatgtgcttggacacagagctctgtgaacagccagcctattttgcaatgaccttttgtgtcttgccctccttgtgcaaggtgtcaatggttgtcttttggacaactgtcaagtcagcagtcttccccatgattgtgtagtctacagaactagactgagagaccatttagagcctttgcaggtgttttgaattaattagctgattagagtgtggcattATGTGTCTTCAGGGtttaaccttttcacaatattcaaattttctgagatactgaatttgggatttttgaTGATATTCCAATTATATGACCAGAACCTGTAGATTTGGTTTAAGCTCACCAttatggagatcagtgtttgttgtAGTTGGGCTatagattattttaatttgagctTTGTTTGATTACTGTACCTGTGTTTGTAAAGCATGTttattatagcaaaaaaaaaaaaaaaaaaattatatatatatatatatatatatatatatatatatatatatatatatatatatatataatttatttattttgattatcaaGAGCTGCAGTCTTTTGAGTATAGCATTAATGTTCTGGTTACAcagtgttataattttttttcagtgtaaggTCAATATTTAGCAGCTTATAAGTAAAAATCTAACACTTGAGTTCTGAAATTGTGGAGGTGtggaataatatataatattaataaatattgatgtaattcaaattatatatatatatatatatatatatatatatatatatatatatatatatatatatatatatatatatatatatatatatatatatatatatatatatatatatatatatatatatattagacaatGGGAATATGTTTTAtcaaatctatatattttcatttgtttgtttcatttttattaacttgtatttttaataattt is a window of Carassius auratus strain Wakin unplaced genomic scaffold, ASM336829v1 scaf_tig00015374, whole genome shotgun sequence DNA encoding:
- the LOC113074678 gene encoding microfibril-associated glycoprotein 4-like isoform X2 is translated as MISVGNNKDKGGWTVIQRRMDGSVNFYRPWDQYKRGFGNVEGEYWLGLENMYQLARNRKYMLRVDLEDFDGSKSYAVYSSFSVGPEADGYKLQVSGFKDGGAGDSLFYHNEQKFSTFDKDQDKDNNNNCAKKFLGAFWYNECHYTNPNGVYLWGEDPTLLAIGNVWYTWKSNWALGMKSITMKIKPVP